Proteins encoded by one window of Bos javanicus breed banteng chromosome 22, ARS-OSU_banteng_1.0, whole genome shotgun sequence:
- the LMOD3 gene encoding leiomodin-3, which translates to MSEHSRSSDQEEIDGEIDEEEILATLSPEELKELQSEMEVMAPDPRLPVGMIQKDQTDKPPTGNFDHKSLVDYMYWQKASRRMLEDERVPLTFVPTKEKTQEQHEVIGKSNKNMSQYLKEKLNSEIIAHKRESQGSDNVQETNNDDDEDNEDEGEDEEDDAEDEEEDEGKEDSEESDQTKRGEEGEIKEQVKNGENTCQQVTSKVTEEQKGRPEAQDKIEKKISKLDPKKLALDTSFLKVSARPSGNQTDLDGSLRRVRQNDPDMKELNLNNIENIPKEMLLDFVNAMKKNKHIRTFSLANVGADENVAFALANMLRENRSISTLNIESNFITGKGIVAIMRCLQFNETLTELRFHNQRHMLGHHAEMEIARLLKANNTLLKMGYHFELPGPRMVVTNLLTRNQDRQRQKRQEEQKQQQLKEQRKLIAMLENGLGLPPGMWEMLGGPMPDSRTQEFLQTPPPRPPNPQAAPFSRQNEVTKKPSQPPKYRTDPDSFRVVKLKRIQRKSRMPEAREPPEKTNLKDVIKTLKPVPRNRPPPLVEITPRDQLLNDIRHSNIAYLKPVQLPKELA; encoded by the exons ATGTCAGAACATAGCAGGAGTTCAGATCAAGAAGAAATCGATGGGGAGATTGATGAAGAAGAAATCTTGGCCACCTTGTCCCCAGAAGAGCTCAAAGAACTACAGTCGGAAATGGAGGTGATGGCCCCTGACCCCAGGCTTCCCGTGGGAATGATTCAGAAGGATCAGACCGACAAGCCACCAACAGGGAACTTCGACCATAAATCTCTCGTTGATTATATGTATTGGCAAAAGGCATCCAGACGCATGCTGGAAGACGAACGTGTTCCTCTCACCTTTGTGCCAACCAAG GAAAAAACTCAAGAACAGCATGAAGTGATAggcaaaagcaataaaaatatgtcccagtatttaaaagaaaaacttaacaGTGAAATCATTGCCCATAAAAGAGAATCACAGGGCAGTGACAATGTCCAAGAAacaaataatgatgatgatgaagataatGAAGATGAGGGGGAAGATGAAGAAGATGAtgcagaagatgaagaagaagatgaaggaaaagaagacagtgaagaGAGTGATCAAACAAAAAGAGGGGAGGAAGGTGAGATAAAGGAGCAAGTCAAAAATGGTGAGAACACCTGCCAACAGGTAACTAGTAAAGTAACTGAAGAACAGAAAGGCAGACCAGAGGCTCAAgacaaaattgagaaaaaaatatcaaaattggATCCCAAGAAGTTAGCTCTAGATACCAGTTTTTTGAAAGTAAGTGCAAGGCCCTCCGGAAACCAAACAGACCTGGATGGGAGCTTAAGGCGAGTGAGACAAAATGACCCTGACATGAAGGAACTCAACCTGAACAACATTGAAAACATCCCCAAAGAAATGTTGCTGGACTTTGTCAAcgcaatgaagaaaaacaaacacatcagAACCTTCAGTTTAGCGAACGTGGGTGCGGATGAGAACGTAGCATTCGCCTTGGCTAACATGTTGCGTGAAAATAGGAGCATTAGCACTCTCAACATAGAGTCCAATTTCATCACAGGCAAGGGCATCGTGGCCATCATGCGGTGTCTCCAGTTTAACGAGACACTCACCGAACTTCGGTTTCACAATCAGAGACATATGCTGGGCCACCACGCTGAAATGGAAATAGCCAGGCTTTTGAAAGCGAATAACACTCTCCTGAAGATGGGCTACCATTTTGAGCTTCCAGGTCCCCGAATGGTGGTAACCAATCTGCTCACCAGGAATCAGGATAGACAAAGGCAGAAAAGGCAAGAAGAACAGAAACAGCAGCAGCTCAAAGAGCAGAGGAAGTTAATTGCCATGTTGGAGAATGGGCTGGGGCTGCCCCCTGGGATGTGGGAGATGCTGGGAGGACCAATGCCGGATTCCCGGACGCAGGAGTTCCTCCAGACTCCTCCTCCTCGGCCTCCCAACCCCCAAGCAGCCCCCTTCAGTCGACAAAATGAAGTGACAAAAAAGCCATCGCAGCCGCCGAAGTACAGGACGGACCCCGACTCCTTCCGCGTGGTGAAGCTGAAGAGGATCCAGCGCAAATCTCGGATGCCAGAAGCCAGAGAGCCACCTGAGAAAACCAATCTCAAAGATGTGATCAAAACGCTCAAACCCGTGCCGAGAAACAGGCCACCCCCGTTGGTGGAAATTACCCCCCGAGATCAGCTCTTGAACGACATTCGTCACAGTAACATCGCCTATCTTAAACCT